From Bacteroidota bacterium, a single genomic window includes:
- a CDS encoding glycosyltransferase family 4 protein, whose product MPRILFIAAHRPDRSPSQRFRFEQYFAFLQSQGYDCKLKYIISSNTDSIFYHPTSLLRKGLVFITCALRRLWHVIISGGYDVIFIQREAFMTGSIFFEKQFKKSGAKLIFDFDDAIWKHDVSESNRKFGWLKRPEKTGDIISLSELIIAGNNYLADYALQHNKNVIIIPTTIDTEKYTPSVNKSMDDSICIGWSGSATTIRHFANAIPALSILKQKYGNRIFFKVIGAANYRQPELELVGEPWKSETEVSELQKIDIGIMPLPDDEWSKGKCALKGLQYMALSIPTVMSPVGMNSEIITHGENGFLANTTEEWVHCLSLLIEDYDLRLQIGASARELVVQNYSVTAQQNRYLQAVQSVIY is encoded by the coding sequence TTATAGCAGCACATCGCCCCGACCGGTCACCAAGCCAGCGGTTTCGCTTTGAGCAATACTTTGCCTTTTTGCAAAGTCAGGGATACGATTGTAAATTAAAATATATAATCAGCAGCAACACTGACAGCATCTTTTATCACCCAACGAGTTTGTTGCGAAAGGGCCTGGTTTTTATAACGTGTGCCTTGCGCAGGTTATGGCATGTTATAATTTCCGGAGGATACGATGTGATTTTTATACAGCGCGAAGCTTTTATGACCGGCAGTATTTTTTTCGAAAAGCAGTTTAAAAAATCGGGAGCCAAACTTATATTCGATTTTGATGATGCTATCTGGAAACATGATGTAAGCGAAAGCAACCGCAAATTTGGCTGGCTCAAGCGACCAGAAAAAACGGGGGATATCATTTCGCTCAGCGAGCTGATCATAGCCGGCAACAATTACCTTGCTGACTATGCCTTGCAGCACAACAAAAATGTAATAATTATTCCTACTACGATTGATACTGAAAAGTATACACCCTCTGTTAACAAAAGTATGGATGATAGCATTTGCATAGGTTGGAGCGGCAGCGCAACCACCATCAGGCACTTTGCCAATGCCATACCGGCACTATCCATATTAAAACAAAAATACGGCAATCGAATTTTTTTCAAAGTAATAGGAGCAGCCAACTACCGACAACCGGAGCTTGAGCTGGTTGGTGAGCCGTGGAAGAGCGAGACTGAAGTAAGCGAGTTGCAAAAAATTGACATCGGAATAATGCCCTTGCCCGATGATGAATGGAGTAAAGGCAAGTGTGCATTAAAAGGCTTGCAATACATGGCGCTGTCAATACCTACGGTAATGTCGCCTGTTGGTATGAATAGTGAAATAATTACTCATGGCGAAAATGGATTTTTAGCAAACACCACTGAAGAATGGGTTCATTGCCTCTCACTGTTAATTGAAGATTATGATTTGCGTTTGCAAATCGGTGCCAGTGCGCGCGAATTGGTAGTGCAAAATTATTCGGTTACTGCCCAACAGAACAGATATCTTCAGGCCGTTCAATCTGTTATTTATTAG
- a CDS encoding polyprenyl synthetase family protein: MQALTHYAQLVEQGLHQVVDKDTPANLYEPMRYLLKLSAKRLRPALLLMACEQCGGTATHALPAAYAIELFHNFTLMHDDIMDNAPLRRGKETVHEKWNKNIAILSGDALYTLAMEQLCTIPTNTSKLLKLFTTTAIEVCEGQQLDMDYEQAAGLSIPDYVNMIRLKTAVLVGASLKMGAIVANAEENVCNTLYDFGMQIGIAFQLQDDLLDAYGDENFGKQLGGDILANKKTFLLLKALECANIDQYDLIADLLANKKEKYNTYEKVKKMLAIYNDLQIKEQTLTEVEKYKQAALQALENANFSFTQKLAFIDFAELLMKRKI; this comes from the coding sequence ATGCAAGCATTAACGCACTATGCTCAACTTGTAGAACAAGGATTGCATCAGGTAGTAGACAAAGACACTCCAGCGAATTTGTACGAACCCATGCGTTACTTGCTAAAGCTATCGGCCAAGCGCTTACGTCCTGCCCTGCTCCTTATGGCTTGCGAACAATGTGGTGGCACTGCAACCCACGCTTTGCCTGCTGCATATGCTATTGAGTTGTTTCATAATTTTACCCTCATGCACGATGACATAATGGACAATGCGCCATTGCGTAGAGGAAAAGAAACTGTACATGAAAAATGGAATAAAAACATTGCCATCTTATCGGGAGATGCTTTGTATACCCTTGCAATGGAACAACTATGTACTATACCTACTAATACTTCCAAACTGCTGAAGCTTTTTACTACTACTGCCATCGAAGTTTGCGAAGGGCAACAACTTGATATGGACTACGAACAAGCAGCCGGACTTTCTATTCCTGATTATGTAAATATGATACGCCTTAAGACTGCCGTGCTGGTAGGTGCATCACTTAAAATGGGCGCTATCGTAGCCAATGCAGAAGAAAATGTTTGCAACACCCTCTATGATTTTGGAATGCAAATTGGAATTGCGTTTCAACTACAAGATGATTTACTTGATGCCTATGGTGATGAAAATTTCGGTAAACAATTAGGTGGTGATATATTGGCAAACAAAAAAACTTTTTTGCTGCTTAAAGCTTTGGAATGCGCCAATATAGACCAATACGATCTCATAGCTGATTTGCTTGCTAATAAGAAAGAAAAATACAACACCTATGAAAAGGTTAAAAAAATGCTCGCCATTTATAACGATCTTCAGATTAAAGAGCAAACCCTGACTGAAGTAGAAAAATACAAGCAAGCTGCACTGCAGGCTTTAGAAAATGCTAACTTTTCTTTTACACAAAAACTTGCGTTTATTGATTTTGCAGAATTATTAATGAAAAGGAAAATATAA
- a CDS encoding IS66 family transposase yields the protein MYTIHLPCPKYAKPQGQGIITAPLPPRPIEKCIAGASLLATIIVDKHVDHLPLNRQIQRFERNGMHIPPSTITNWTRKAAQLIMPLADTLRKEIITSNYLMADESPIRVLDSDKANGTHQGYYWVHRSAEKSLVQFDYQKGRGRDGPTTILSDFKGHLQTDGYQVYEQFEKNPSIHLVGCMAHARRCFDQALQNDNARATEALNLFAQLYAVEKIALEQDYTHDQRMQLRQEKSVCILAQLKQWMQDNIMHVTPQSSIGKAITYNLARWDKLCLYTTDDKLEIDNNLVENSIRPLAIGRKNYLFAGSHDAAQRAAAIYALMGTCRMNNINPYQWLEQTLPLINDCKQSQLSDLLPR from the coding sequence ATGTATACTATACATTTGCCCTGCCCTAAGTATGCCAAGCCGCAAGGGCAAGGAATAATAACGGCACCACTACCGCCACGCCCTATAGAAAAGTGTATAGCCGGAGCTAGTTTGCTTGCCACTATTATTGTAGATAAGCATGTGGATCACCTGCCGCTCAATCGACAAATACAACGCTTCGAGCGTAACGGTATGCATATACCTCCCTCAACCATTACCAACTGGACAAGGAAAGCAGCACAACTCATAATGCCTTTAGCTGATACATTGCGAAAAGAAATAATCACTTCTAATTACCTGATGGCAGATGAATCACCCATACGTGTATTAGACAGCGATAAGGCCAACGGCACCCATCAAGGTTACTATTGGGTGCATCGCTCTGCCGAAAAAAGTCTGGTACAATTCGATTATCAAAAGGGGCGCGGGCGCGATGGCCCCACCACTATCTTATCAGATTTTAAAGGGCATCTTCAAACAGACGGCTACCAAGTCTACGAACAATTTGAAAAAAATCCAAGCATCCATCTTGTGGGCTGCATGGCCCATGCACGCAGGTGTTTTGACCAAGCCCTGCAAAACGACAATGCACGTGCTACCGAGGCTCTTAATTTATTTGCTCAACTATATGCAGTAGAAAAAATAGCACTTGAACAAGACTATACACATGACCAACGCATGCAACTTCGCCAAGAAAAAAGTGTGTGCATACTTGCGCAACTAAAGCAATGGATGCAAGACAACATCATGCATGTAACTCCGCAAAGTTCCATTGGCAAAGCCATAACCTACAACCTGGCACGTTGGGATAAATTATGCCTATATACCACCGATGACAAACTTGAAATAGACAACAACTTAGTTGAAAACAGCATAAGGCCATTAGCCATAGGTCGTAAAAATTATTTGTTTGCAGGCTCGCATGATGCCGCTCAGCGCGCAGCAGCCATATACGCTCTGATGGGCACCTGCCGCATGAACAACATAAACCCCTACCAATGGCTCGAACAAACATTGCCATTGATTAACGATTGCAAGCAATCACAACTAAGCGATCTCCTTCCACGATAA
- a CDS encoding DNA polymerase/3'-5' exonuclease PolX: MENYEIAEKFKLLSQLMELHNANAFKIRSYQNAAFQIDRLSEVVLWELPSDDLEKLDGIGKSVAAKITELRDTGTITEIDNLLKATPVGVVQMMHIKGIGPKKVAALWRELGIETTGELLYACNENRLTELKGFGEKTQAQIKKAIEFIQGSAGKYHYAALEKTALSLMEQLKNSELCTEVSLTGAIRRKCEILESIELVCSTNRVQLLFDFIGQSGFAEDLALKEDTITFHLQAIPVVIFLCSETDFAKQLFLTTTNAAHLKQVQACNVEIDITKSTCNSEAQIYALYNLPFIEPELREGLGEIELGRQNALPTLIELSDLKGVLHNHSTWSDGIHTLEQMAKYCKELGYSYFGICDHSKSAFYANGLQPERVLQQQSEIDALNNKMAPFKIFKGIESDILSDGSLDYEEDILRRFDFVVASVHSNLKMDMDKATARLIRAIENPYTTILGHPTGRLLLAREGYPIKHKKVIDACAANGVVIELNAHPYRLDMDWRWVQYAIGKGVMISINPDAHAREGFHDMYFGVCVARKGMLTKTFTFNAKSTEEIEAHFTKRKTK; encoded by the coding sequence ATGGAAAATTATGAGATTGCAGAAAAATTTAAACTCCTTAGTCAGCTTATGGAGCTGCATAATGCCAATGCTTTTAAAATTCGCTCGTATCAAAATGCGGCCTTCCAGATTGACCGTTTAAGCGAAGTCGTTTTGTGGGAACTTCCATCTGACGACCTTGAAAAATTAGACGGAATAGGAAAGTCGGTTGCAGCAAAAATTACGGAGTTACGCGATACTGGAACAATCACCGAGATTGATAACCTGCTAAAAGCAACACCGGTTGGTGTAGTGCAGATGATGCATATTAAAGGCATTGGTCCAAAAAAGGTGGCAGCCTTGTGGCGCGAATTAGGGATAGAAACCACAGGCGAATTGCTATATGCATGTAACGAAAATCGGTTGACTGAACTGAAAGGTTTTGGCGAAAAAACACAAGCTCAAATAAAAAAGGCAATTGAGTTTATACAAGGTAGTGCTGGTAAGTATCATTATGCTGCGCTTGAAAAAACTGCACTTTCTTTAATGGAGCAACTTAAAAATTCGGAATTATGTACCGAGGTTTCGCTTACCGGAGCTATACGCAGAAAGTGCGAAATATTAGAATCTATTGAGCTGGTTTGCAGCACCAACAGGGTACAGCTATTGTTTGATTTCATCGGACAATCGGGATTTGCAGAAGATCTTGCCTTAAAGGAAGATACCATTACATTCCATCTTCAAGCTATCCCTGTAGTTATATTTTTATGTTCCGAAACAGATTTTGCAAAGCAATTATTTTTAACCACTACAAATGCAGCACATCTTAAACAGGTGCAAGCATGCAATGTGGAAATTGATATAACAAAAAGCACTTGTAACAGCGAAGCCCAAATTTATGCGCTGTATAATCTTCCGTTTATTGAACCTGAATTGCGTGAAGGGTTAGGCGAAATAGAATTGGGAAGGCAGAACGCATTACCCACATTAATTGAGCTTTCTGATTTGAAAGGTGTACTGCACAATCATAGTACATGGAGCGATGGTATACACACACTGGAACAAATGGCTAAGTATTGCAAAGAATTAGGCTATTCTTATTTTGGCATTTGCGATCATAGCAAATCAGCCTTTTATGCTAATGGTCTACAGCCCGAAAGAGTATTACAGCAACAAAGCGAAATAGACGCCCTAAATAACAAAATGGCTCCTTTTAAAATCTTTAAAGGAATTGAAAGCGATATACTTTCAGATGGAAGTCTCGACTATGAAGAGGATATACTCAGGCGGTTTGATTTTGTTGTAGCATCGGTACATTCCAATCTGAAAATGGATATGGATAAGGCTACCGCACGTTTAATAAGAGCTATCGAAAATCCATATACTACCATCCTTGGTCACCCAACCGGGCGCTTGTTGCTGGCTCGCGAAGGGTATCCCATTAAGCATAAAAAAGTAATTGATGCATGTGCTGCAAATGGTGTAGTAATCGAATTAAATGCACATCCATATCGCCTCGATATGGATTGGCGATGGGTTCAATATGCAATAGGTAAAGGTGTTATGATTAGTATTAATCCCGATGCGCATGCCCGCGAAGGATTTCATGATATGTATTTTGGAGTATGTGTAGCGCGAAAGGGCATGCTTACAAAAACGTTTACTTTTAATGCAAAATCAACAGAGGAAATAGAGGCGCATTTCACCAAAAGGAAAACAAAGTAA
- a CDS encoding acyl-CoA desaturase — protein MNQRVKFINKDKSEFFSTLKKRVDDYFATNNISRNANKLMISKTIVMLLMYFVPLVLVFTGVATGFSFWLCWIISGLGIAGIGMSVMHDANHGSYSSNTTLNNLMGHLVDLIGGDAGNWKIQHNVLHHAYTNIQGLDEDIDNKSILRFSPHGKHKPVHKFQIFYALFFYSIMTIYWATAKDYIQLFRYKKLGLIKEAGTSFTGKLVRITVVKIIYFTSILWLPIYVLGFSWQGIVGGFIVMHLVAGLVLSIVFQVAHVIEEAQFPLPDSLGNIENDWAIHQLQTTADFSAGNKLLTFYVGGLNYQVIHHLFPRICHVHYPALAPIVEKTAQEFGLKYLYFPTFGEAIRSHLRLINRLGKREIRQLAVEM, from the coding sequence ATGAATCAAAGAGTGAAATTTATAAATAAGGACAAGTCGGAGTTTTTTTCTACTTTAAAAAAACGTGTTGACGATTACTTTGCAACCAATAACATTAGCAGGAATGCCAATAAGCTAATGATTTCTAAAACCATTGTAATGCTTTTGATGTATTTTGTTCCATTGGTATTAGTATTTACAGGTGTTGCAACTGGCTTTAGTTTTTGGCTTTGCTGGATTATCAGTGGTTTAGGTATTGCCGGAATCGGCATGTCTGTAATGCACGATGCCAATCATGGCTCATACTCGTCAAATACTACTTTAAATAATCTGATGGGGCATTTGGTAGACTTAATAGGTGGTGATGCCGGCAATTGGAAAATACAACATAATGTTTTGCACCATGCTTATACTAATATACAAGGCCTTGATGAAGACATTGATAACAAATCTATCCTTCGTTTTTCGCCACATGGCAAACACAAACCAGTGCATAAATTTCAAATTTTTTACGCGCTGTTCTTTTATTCTATTATGACAATTTACTGGGCTACAGCCAAAGATTATATTCAACTTTTTAGATATAAAAAGTTGGGATTGATAAAAGAAGCAGGCACTTCATTTACAGGAAAATTGGTGAGAATTACCGTGGTTAAAATTATCTATTTTACTTCTATCCTTTGGCTTCCAATTTATGTTCTTGGCTTTTCATGGCAGGGTATTGTAGGAGGATTTATTGTCATGCACCTTGTAGCAGGCTTAGTTTTGAGTATTGTTTTTCAGGTTGCTCATGTAATAGAAGAAGCGCAATTTCCCCTACCCGATTCACTTGGAAATATAGAAAATGATTGGGCCATACATCAACTTCAAACCACTGCCGACTTTAGTGCCGGCAACAAGCTTCTTACCTTTTATGTAGGTGGGCTTAATTATCAGGTTATTCATCATTTGTTTCCTCGTATATGTCATGTACATTACCCTGCATTAGCACCCATCGTTGAAAAAACAGCACAGGAATTTGGTTTAAAATATTTGTACTTTCCAACCTTTGGCGAAGCCATCCGATCGCACCTGCGTCTGATAAATCGATTAGGCAAACGCGAAATACGCCAACTTGCAGTAGAAATGTAA
- the paaA gene encoding 1,2-phenylacetyl-CoA epoxidase subunit A, whose amino-acid sequence MEAIKTMPELEQEAQFQARINNGEVIEPKDWMPERYRKQLIRIMSQHAHSEIVGMLPEGNWITRAPSLARKASLIAKVQDEAGHGLYIYSATETLGIDRRELNEQFLSGKAKYSSIFNYPTLTWADIGAIGWLVDGAAIVNQTALAKCSYGPYARAMLRICKEENFHHKQGYQILAIMMRGTAEQQQMAQDAVNRFWWPSLMMFGPSDKNSPNTEELMRWKVKLYTNDDLRQRFIDRTVPQAEAIGLTLPDDKLNYNSETRHYDWGEINWEEFNQVISGNGPCNKQRMKARKDADINGAWVREAAQAYALKHRLN is encoded by the coding sequence ATGGAGGCTATCAAAACAATGCCCGAGCTTGAACAAGAAGCACAATTTCAGGCACGCATAAACAATGGAGAAGTAATAGAGCCAAAAGACTGGATGCCAGAAAGGTATCGCAAGCAGCTTATAAGAATTATGAGTCAGCATGCTCATTCGGAAATTGTAGGAATGTTGCCCGAAGGAAATTGGATAACACGAGCGCCAAGCCTGGCGCGCAAGGCATCGTTAATAGCCAAGGTGCAGGACGAAGCCGGTCATGGACTCTACATATACAGTGCTACCGAAACATTAGGAATTGACAGACGCGAACTGAACGAACAATTTTTGAGTGGTAAAGCCAAATATAGCTCTATCTTTAATTACCCAACATTAACCTGGGCAGATATAGGTGCAATAGGATGGTTGGTTGATGGGGCGGCCATTGTTAATCAAACTGCTTTAGCAAAATGTTCGTACGGGCCATATGCACGTGCCATGCTTAGAATTTGTAAAGAAGAAAATTTTCATCACAAGCAAGGATATCAGATACTTGCCATTATGATGCGCGGTACTGCAGAACAACAACAAATGGCGCAAGATGCAGTCAATCGCTTTTGGTGGCCATCGTTAATGATGTTTGGCCCTTCGGATAAAAACTCGCCTAACACCGAAGAGCTTATGCGTTGGAAAGTGAAACTTTACACCAACGATGATTTGCGTCAACGATTTATTGACCGCACCGTGCCGCAGGCTGAAGCTATAGGCCTTACCTTGCCGGATGATAAATTGAATTACAATAGCGAAACACGCCATTATGATTGGGGCGAGATAAACTGGGAAGAATTTAACCAGGTAATTAGCGGTAACGGACCATGCAACAAGCAACGCATGAAAGCACGAAAAGATGCCGACATCAATGGCGCGTGGGTTAGAGAAGCTGCGCAGGCATATGCACTAAAGCATCGCTTAAATTAA
- a CDS encoding transposase, giving the protein MIEIQKSLTYDQLLTQYQALQLQNEKLTFELDQLNRLIFGNKSERFVPVADTNQLQLALDIQAQETLPTVEPRTKQITYTRTDTKKSTAHQGRLYIPAHIPREIILLEPQESTEGCKKIGEEVTEELHIKPAIFFVKQQP; this is encoded by the coding sequence ATGATTGAGATACAAAAAAGTCTTACTTACGACCAACTTTTGACTCAATATCAAGCCCTTCAGCTGCAAAACGAAAAACTCACCTTTGAGCTTGACCAGCTCAATCGACTCATATTTGGCAACAAGAGTGAGCGCTTTGTTCCGGTGGCAGATACAAATCAATTACAATTGGCATTAGATATTCAGGCTCAAGAAACATTGCCAACAGTTGAGCCAAGAACCAAGCAGATAACATATACTCGTACCGATACAAAAAAGTCAACCGCGCATCAGGGCAGGTTGTATATACCGGCACATATACCACGTGAGATTATTTTGCTTGAACCGCAAGAAAGCACTGAAGGCTGCAAAAAGATTGGCGAAGAAGTAACAGAAGAGTTGCATATAAAGCCCGCCATTTTTTTTGTAAAACAGCAGCCCTGA
- a CDS encoding UvrD-helicase domain-containing protein, whose product MPLTIYKSSAGSGKTFQLVFEYLCIVLQDIPAIKSTLAVTFTNKASEEMKVRILETTFQLVQGQNQPMLEQLCNRLGIDSESIQIKAKELLQALVYRYSWISVQTIDSFFNRIVKASAKELMMPLQFDIELSQGVMKTFIINELMQEINDSDYVRNLLRDFALDKLDDGKGWNYKNEIEKIAGELFQDFKRGDLVFQNYTEQDFYKLIADLKKIKNDFEKTTRQLSDRFFEYLKANGIEIEDLTHGYKGFAGWFIKIMDMVSPDSILESKRFQDAMAGKIYNKQGKAKFGNQHVEEFFKPFLAESYQLVCNGIPPYISAKSVLKYVHIVGLMGNMSNALKKYRAEQGVLTMNDILSTIKNFISRDFGAFLFEKTGVRYHNIFIDEFQDTSNVQWFNFSGLIENALSQQHQCLIVGDIKQSIYRWRGGNMNLLHYSVKEDLHVFESLITEKVLSTNYRSRRAVVDFNNLFFVRLGELVRQDLNEVHMDLVEDVYGDSNVIQQVPTRPQQEGGYVRVNFCEPDEKTADADADETNDNETLKFKEKALEKMIEDISLLMSHGYKPGDIAMLANTNSDAYLISEKLKESGFYLVVTPDSNLLERSDKVQMIISCMKYACNSADVVAIELMKNIAAKSNTITIDGLKTLMNDASAWGTLSVVDFALAAIIRLGYHTTADAFINRFVDLLFDLKSKRILSLSKFLEWWETFKTNEQCNVPVPKNDNAFTIMTIHKSKGLQFPVVLVPLADWAIQSNRTNLWVSSTEAPYNNNYFLVHSTSVLKSSFFSDAYEQEKGAASIDSLNKLYVSFTRAESVLIINICLKKNKDGKITFTKSRTSGLILDTLATINNAEPLSQDYFETGVIPRPSRDKENESLQLLNFIKINDELPQISDRAERDLRLEKSAYFEGIQFGRIVHELLAAVRDKREVPGAVTKMKAKYELQQDDANRLEKLAIQVTEMPSLKEFFNPDYDILTEHEMIFDGKTLRPDRMIIHNQQLQILDYKTGVQAEEHIEQVDEYAHACKQMGYEVTRAALFYTDTFEVIG is encoded by the coding sequence ATGCCACTTACCATTTATAAATCTTCGGCCGGTTCAGGAAAAACTTTTCAATTGGTTTTCGAATACCTCTGCATTGTATTGCAGGATATTCCTGCCATTAAATCAACACTGGCAGTTACGTTTACCAACAAGGCATCAGAAGAAATGAAGGTGCGAATTCTTGAAACTACATTTCAGTTAGTACAAGGGCAAAATCAACCAATGCTTGAGCAATTGTGCAACCGCTTGGGTATTGATAGCGAAAGCATTCAAATCAAAGCGAAGGAACTACTGCAGGCATTGGTGTATCGATACTCGTGGATTTCGGTACAAACCATCGATAGTTTTTTTAACCGCATTGTTAAAGCTTCGGCTAAGGAACTGATGATGCCACTTCAGTTTGATATAGAGCTTAGCCAGGGTGTTATGAAAACATTTATCATTAATGAGTTGATGCAGGAAATTAATGATAGCGATTATGTGCGTAACCTCTTGCGCGATTTTGCTCTTGATAAGCTTGATGATGGTAAGGGATGGAATTATAAAAACGAAATCGAAAAAATAGCAGGTGAGCTTTTTCAAGACTTTAAACGTGGCGACCTTGTTTTTCAAAATTACACAGAACAGGATTTTTATAAATTAATTGCTGATCTGAAAAAAATTAAAAATGATTTTGAAAAAACTACCCGGCAACTATCAGATAGATTTTTTGAATATTTAAAGGCAAACGGTATTGAGATTGAAGATTTGACACATGGGTACAAAGGTTTCGCAGGTTGGTTTATTAAGATTATGGATATGGTAAGTCCTGATAGCATTTTAGAAAGTAAAAGATTTCAGGATGCTATGGCCGGAAAGATTTATAATAAACAAGGGAAAGCAAAATTTGGAAACCAACATGTGGAGGAATTTTTTAAACCCTTCTTAGCGGAGTCTTACCAACTAGTGTGCAACGGCATTCCACCGTATATTTCGGCAAAGAGTGTATTGAAGTACGTTCATATAGTAGGGCTAATGGGTAATATGAGCAACGCACTAAAAAAGTATCGGGCTGAGCAGGGAGTGCTTACGATGAATGATATTTTATCTACCATCAAAAATTTTATAAGTCGCGATTTTGGAGCATTCTTGTTTGAAAAAACCGGAGTACGGTATCACAATATTTTTATTGATGAGTTTCAGGATACAAGCAATGTACAATGGTTTAATTTTTCGGGATTGATAGAAAATGCGCTTAGCCAGCAGCATCAATGCCTTATTGTTGGAGATATTAAACAAAGCATTTACCGATGGCGAGGCGGAAATATGAATCTGTTGCATTACAGTGTAAAGGAAGACCTGCATGTGTTTGAAAGCTTAATAACCGAAAAAGTATTGAGCACCAACTATCGTAGCCGAAGGGCAGTAGTTGATTTTAATAATTTGTTTTTTGTCAGACTGGGCGAGTTAGTGCGTCAGGATTTGAATGAAGTTCACATGGATCTTGTTGAAGACGTATACGGTGATAGTAACGTTATACAGCAGGTGCCAACACGACCTCAACAAGAAGGTGGATATGTGAGGGTAAATTTTTGCGAACCGGATGAAAAAACTGCTGATGCAGATGCGGATGAAACCAACGATAATGAGACCTTAAAATTTAAGGAGAAGGCGCTGGAAAAAATGATTGAAGATATTAGCCTGCTCATGAGTCATGGCTATAAACCCGGAGATATTGCCATGTTGGCCAACACCAACAGTGATGCTTATTTGATATCAGAGAAGTTGAAGGAGAGCGGATTTTACCTGGTAGTAACACCTGACAGTAATTTACTGGAGCGTAGCGATAAGGTACAAATGATTATTTCTTGTATGAAATATGCATGCAATAGTGCCGATGTGGTAGCCATAGAATTGATGAAAAATATTGCAGCAAAAAGCAATACAATAACAATTGATGGTTTGAAAACATTGATGAACGATGCATCAGCATGGGGCACCTTGTCAGTTGTAGATTTTGCTTTGGCAGCTATTATTCGGTTGGGCTATCATACTACAGCCGATGCTTTTATAAACCGATTTGTTGATTTGCTTTTTGATTTGAAATCAAAACGAATTTTATCACTTAGTAAGTTTTTGGAGTGGTGGGAAACATTTAAAACCAATGAACAGTGCAATGTACCGGTGCCAAAAAATGATAACGCATTTACCATTATGACCATTCACAAAAGTAAGGGGCTGCAATTTCCGGTAGTCCTTGTTCCGCTGGCCGATTGGGCAATTCAATCAAACCGCACTAACCTTTGGGTAAGTAGCACTGAGGCTCCGTACAACAATAATTATTTCCTTGTACATAGTACGAGCGTCCTTAAGAGTTCCTTTTTTAGCGATGCGTACGAGCAGGAAAAGGGTGCAGCAAGTATTGATAGTTTGAATAAATTGTATGTGTCGTTTACACGAGCCGAATCGGTCTTAATTATCAACATTTGTCTAAAAAAAAATAAGGATGGAAAAATAACTTTTACTAAAAGTCGCACCTCCGGTTTAATTTTGGACACCTTAGCTACTATAAATAATGCTGAACCCCTATCTCAAGATTACTTTGAAACAGGTGTAATTCCAAGACCAAGTAGAGATAAGGAAAATGAATCGTTGCAACTTCTTAATTTTATAAAAATAAATGACGAGTTGCCACAAATAAGTGATAGGGCAGAACGTGATTTGCGTCTTGAAAAATCTGCCTACTTTGAAGGAATTCAATTTGGAAGAATAGTGCACGAATTGCTGGCAGCCGTTAGAGACAAAAGGGAAGTGCCCGGGGCTGTTACCAAGATGAAAGCAAAATACGAGTTGCAACAAGATGATGCAAATAGATTGGAAAAGCTAGCCATACAAGTAACCGAAATGCCATCATTAAAAGAATTTTTTAATCCAGATTATGATATACTTACGGAGCATGAAATGATTTTCGATGGAAAAACATTGCGCCCCGATCGAATGATTATTCATAATCAGCAATTACAAATACTGGATTATAAAACCGGAGTGCAGGCAGAGGAGCACATAGAACAGGTAGACGAATATGCCCATGCGTGCAAGCAAATGGGATATGAAGTCACACGGGCAGCTTTGTTTTATACCGATACTTTTGAGGTGATAGGATAA
- the tnpB gene encoding IS66 family insertion sequence element accessory protein TnpB, with product MRKGYDSLCGLVLQHFNTTVLSGDVFIFMSRQRNRIKLLHWQGDAFAIFQKRLERGTYEIPKHYGDAKSIILTLQQLQFILEGIILSCIRKRKRFEHPNVYKG from the coding sequence ATGCGCAAGGGGTACGACAGTTTGTGCGGATTGGTGTTACAACATTTTAATACAACTGTATTGAGCGGAGATGTATTTATTTTCATGAGCCGACAACGCAACCGTATCAAATTATTACATTGGCAAGGCGATGCTTTTGCTATTTTCCAAAAGCGGTTAGAGCGCGGTACGTATGAAATTCCAAAACACTACGGTGATGCAAAATCAATTATATTGACACTTCAGCAACTGCAATTTATTTTAGAAGGAATTATTCTTTCATGCATCAGAAAACGGAAACGATTTGAGCATCCGAATGTTTATAAAGGCTAA